The genome window CGGAGCCTGTAAATTATCGAGTGAAGTTTTCGGTGATGAGCACTTCGGTGTCTTGGAGTGCTTTGTATTCAAATTGTTGTGACGCTGGCAAGAGTGCATTATCGCCGTGCTGGAGTTTAGCGCCGTCAGTCGCTTCTTTAAGTGCACCGACAACGACGCTTAATATACGCGGCTGTGTGGCGTCGAAACTCAGTGTTTCGCCTGCCTTTAGGCATACTTTGCGTAGGTCGAACACGTCGCTTTCGGCGAGTGTTTGTGAGCCTTCATTGGGCTTCATTGTCTTCGGCTCGAAATCATTGAAATCGGAACTCTTCAGCGACTCTTCAATATGCAACTCGCGCGGTGAGCCATCGAGTCCGACGCGACCCCAGTCGTAAACACGGTAAGTCGTGTCAGAGTTTTGCTGAATCTCGAGGATGAGATTGCCTCCGCCGATGGCGTGAATGCGACCACTCGGGATGAAAATCGACTCCCCCGCTTTGACGGACATCGTGTGCACCAACGGTTCGAGGGTGTTGTTGGCTAGGCCTGCTTCGAAGTCTTCGCGTGTGACGCCTTCCATGAGGCCGGCCATCAATGTGGCGTGTGGTTCGGCATCTGCGATATACCAGCACTCGGTCTTCGGCTCGCCGTTGAGGCTCGGTGCGATATCGGCGGGCGGGTGAACTTGGAGACTTAATTTCTCTTGGCAATCGAG of Lentimonas sp. CC4 contains these proteins:
- a CDS encoding type I phosphomannose isomerase catalytic subunit, producing MTHILFSPIYQERVWGGRSLSHKLNRTLPDDRVIGESWEIVDRPEAQSTTAAGQTIRELIVADPEGIMGADWPADRPFPILVKWLDCQEKLSLQVHPPADIAPSLNGEPKTECWYIADAEPHATLMAGLMEGVTREDFEAGLANNTLEPLVHTMSVKAGESIFIPSGRIHAIGGGNLILEIQQNSDTTYRVYDWGRVGLDGSPRELHIEESLKSSDFNDFEPKTMKPNEGSQTLAESDVFDLRKVCLKAGETLSFDATQPRILSVVVGALKEATDGAKLQHGDNALLPASQQFEYKALQDTEVLITENFTR